One Nitrosomonas sp. PY1 DNA window includes the following coding sequences:
- a CDS encoding CopD family protein, protein MIEIIAALSRWSQLTANLIIFGCSVFFAITMQHRSLSYTSWTVRIERKFPWMAGIILLGLIGILAATTSEATGVAKNLWNPYMWFDIVQQTQIGHIWIIRMLSAVFLLAITLYFVRLERERWHYVLIAAAASLPIIAGTFMSHSSADEMSFASIAPYALHILLAGVWFGALPAILLLLLSDNVQSDAITTTDRSVYLRKFSQLAMPVMLLLLITGVIVTDRLIDGLYHTLVASNYGWLLNLKLSVLAIILLIAYQIRNTWLPIVTKTGRDADRQHGFLALKKWVRVEFILALFLILIAIILANTLPAKHSLVQNWPYPFRLSFNATDDPIAQEVIRLGIALFLVAISTIWLGVRSGWSKLKLVLIPGILALSASAIALPLMTLKSYPETYLKPSVPFDTVSISNGMKLFAKNCVNCHGPQGKGTGNIIDPEIKDPTDLLTEPHTASYTVGNTYHYLTHGISGTAMPGFDATLSEEDRWDLINFLHALSRGFDARLLGSMIIPETPTIGSPIFNYAASNGSSGNLKDFRLQKNVLLVLFSWPQSKQRMYQLATAYDEIRNLDTEILAVPNRALSEEELQQILTIAPFPIVTEGWSEIKDSYWLYRRVRTVPDLSGKGMFPGHIEYMTDRFGYLRARWVAQFEGFGWQSIDALTLQLTQLNKEGEIMPPPGEHAH, encoded by the coding sequence ATGATTGAAATCATTGCTGCTTTATCTCGTTGGTCACAACTAACAGCCAATCTCATTATATTCGGCTGCTCTGTGTTTTTTGCCATCACCATGCAACACAGATCACTGTCTTACACTAGCTGGACTGTTCGTATCGAAAGAAAGTTTCCTTGGATGGCCGGGATTATATTATTAGGATTAATCGGAATCTTGGCCGCCACAACCAGCGAAGCAACCGGGGTGGCCAAAAATCTCTGGAATCCATATATGTGGTTTGACATTGTGCAACAAACTCAGATCGGACATATCTGGATAATCCGCATGCTATCAGCAGTTTTTCTTCTTGCCATTACACTTTATTTCGTTCGCCTAGAACGTGAACGCTGGCATTATGTTTTGATTGCAGCCGCGGCTTCTCTTCCGATTATTGCCGGAACATTCATGAGTCACTCGAGTGCCGATGAAATGTCATTTGCATCCATTGCACCCTATGCATTGCACATTTTATTAGCAGGTGTTTGGTTTGGCGCATTACCCGCAATTTTGTTGCTACTTCTCAGCGATAACGTGCAGTCCGATGCAATTACAACCACAGACAGATCAGTCTATTTGCGTAAATTTTCCCAACTAGCTATGCCCGTGATGCTGTTATTGCTAATTACTGGAGTAATCGTGACGGACCGACTGATTGATGGCTTATATCACACATTGGTGGCCAGCAATTACGGTTGGTTGCTTAATTTAAAATTAAGTGTTTTGGCGATTATTTTATTGATTGCTTATCAAATTCGAAATACATGGTTACCTATCGTGACGAAGACTGGAAGGGATGCGGATAGGCAACATGGTTTCCTTGCATTAAAAAAATGGGTTCGCGTCGAATTTATTCTAGCCTTATTTTTGATACTAATTGCCATTATTTTAGCAAATACCCTTCCCGCAAAACATAGCTTGGTGCAAAACTGGCCTTATCCATTCCGACTTTCATTTAATGCGACAGACGATCCTATTGCGCAAGAAGTTATTCGACTCGGTATAGCATTGTTTCTAGTTGCAATAAGTACAATCTGGTTGGGTGTCAGAAGCGGCTGGAGCAAGCTGAAGCTCGTCTTAATCCCTGGTATACTCGCTCTCAGCGCTTCAGCGATTGCACTGCCGCTCATGACACTTAAGTCTTATCCAGAAACCTATCTGAAACCTTCAGTACCGTTTGATACTGTTTCAATATCAAATGGCATGAAATTGTTTGCAAAAAATTGCGTAAACTGTCATGGTCCTCAAGGTAAGGGAACCGGCAACATTATCGACCCAGAAATCAAAGATCCCACCGATTTACTGACTGAACCGCATACTGCAAGTTATACCGTTGGCAATACGTATCACTATTTAACACATGGCATTTCCGGAACGGCAATGCCTGGTTTTGATGCAACTCTATCGGAAGAGGATCGATGGGATTTGATCAATTTCCTTCATGCCCTATCACGAGGCTTCGATGCGCGATTGTTGGGTAGCATGATTATTCCGGAAACGCCCACCATTGGATCACCGATATTTAATTATGCAGCCAGCAACGGTTCTAGCGGTAATTTGAAAGATTTTCGGTTGCAAAAAAACGTGTTGCTCGTATTGTTCTCCTGGCCACAATCGAAGCAGCGCATGTATCAGCTTGCTACGGCTTACGATGAAATACGCAACCTAGATACCGAAATTCTGGCTGTCCCGAATCGGGCATTATCAGAAGAAGAATTACAACAAATTCTAACCATTGCACCTTTCCCGATAGTGACGGAAGGTTGGTCTGAAATCAAAGATAGCTATTGGCTATATCGCCGCGTCAGAACCGTACCTGATTTATCGGGAAAAGGTATGTTTCCTGGACATATAGAATATATGACAGATCGCTTTGGTTACTTGCGCGCACGTTGGGTTGCTCAGTTTGAAGGCTTTGGTTGGCAAAGCATCGATGCGTTGACATTACAACTCACTCAACTCAACAAAGAGGGAGAAATCATGCCGCCACCGGGTGAGCATGCGCATTGA